AGCTCCCGCTCGGCCTCCGGATGGGATTCAAGCGGCAAGCCGAGCGCATGGGCCACCGCCGCGCGGGTGATGTCGTCGGGGGTGGCGCCAATGCCGCCGGTGGTAATCACCCAGTCGGCGGCGGCGAGCCCGGCGCGGATTTCCCGGGCAACGAGTTCGAGCTCATCGGAGATGATGTGGACGTAGAGGAGCTGCGCCCCCCAGGAAAACAGGCGCTGGGAAATGAAGGGCAGGTTCTCGTCGGCGATCTCGCCCGAGAGCAGTTCGTTGCCGATCAAAAGTAAAACGGCCCGGGGAGTTTCCCCGGGCCGCTCATCATGCTCTTGCATTGGCGTGAGTCTGCCGCGAATCAGGCAGCCTGCTTGGCAGCTTCGCGAATCGCCTGCTTGCGGCTCTTCTGGAGGCGAACCATTCCGTTGATCGGGCCGGGAACGGCGCCGCGAACGAGAATAAGGTTTTCTTCGGGACGGACCTGGAAGACGGTGAGGTTCTGGGTCGTCACTTTCTTGTTGCCCATCTGGCCGGGCATCTTCTTGTTCTTCCAGACCTTGCCGGGGAACTCACAGGCGCTGATGCCGCCGCCGTGACGGAAATACTCGGCCGTGCCGTGCGTGGCGCGGAAGCCGCCGAAGTTGTAGCGCTTCATCACGCCCTGGAAGCCCTTGCCCTTGCTGGTGCCGGAGATGTCGACGCGGTCACCGGCGGCGAACAGGTCGGCCTTGATGGCCTGGCCCAGCTCGTAGCCGTCGACTTCGCCTTCGTTGAGACGAATCTCGCGCAGGTGGCGGGTGGGCTCGACGCCGGCCTTTTTGAAGTGGCCGAGCTCGGGCTGGTTCTTCTTATAGGAAGCAATCTCACCGAAGCCGACCTGGATGGCTTCATAGCCATTGGCTTCCTTGGTGCGCTTGGCCACGACCGTGCAGGGACCCGCCTCGAGAACGGTTACGTTCACGCGCTGGCCATTCTCATCAAAGAGGGTGGTCATGCCGAGTTTCTTGCCGAAAATCACCGATGTCTGAAGCTTGCTCATTTCTCGCTTCGCCTGTCGTCTCTCTGCCGGCGGGTACGAATTCGTCCCGGGCCGGGAATTTGCCTGAGTGGGCGCTACTGCCTGTTTCCGGGCACACCGGTCCCCTCAGGAAGGCGCCAGTATAACGATGGGCCTCGCACTGTCAACCCTGCCGCGATCGATGAAGCTCGGGGACCGCAAAATGGGGCTTCAGCGGGCCAAAAGGCGGGCTTGCCAGCATTGACAAGTAGGGGAAACGTCTGTTAAATGCCCGGAAACAGGCAGAAAATGCTGTTGCCGCAACAGGATGCTGTGTCTTTTGCTTTAAGGAGTATTGACGGCCAATGAGTGCAGCCGACGACGCGCTTTTCCAGCGATTCGGAAAGGCCTTCCCCGCAGGAACCGTTCTGTGCCGGGAAGGCGAGCCGGGCCGCGAGATGTTTGTTCTTCAAGAGGGCAAGGTCCGTATCAGCAAGCAGGTCCGCGAAGTGGAGAAAGTCCTGGCCGAACTCGGCTCGGGCGCCTTCTTCGGTGAGATGTCTATTCTGCTGAACAAGCCCCGCTCTGCAACGGCGACCGTTACCGAAGACAGCAAACTTCTGGTCATTGAACCAAAAACCTTCGAGGCGATGATCAAGGGTAACTC
The sequence above is a segment of the Chrysiogenia bacterium genome. Coding sequences within it:
- a CDS encoding competence/damage-inducible protein A, which gives rise to MIGNELLSGEIADENLPFISQRLFSWGAQLLYVHIISDELELVAREIRAGLAAADWVITTGGIGATPDDITRAAVAHALGLPLESHPEAERELHAYYGKHINGVRLSLAQMPAGAELIHNPVNRIPTFRAGRVIVLPGIP
- the rplC gene encoding 50S ribosomal protein L3, which gives rise to MSKLQTSVIFGKKLGMTTLFDENGQRVNVTVLEAGPCTVVAKRTKEANGYEAIQVGFGEIASYKKNQPELGHFKKAGVEPTRHLREIRLNEGEVDGYELGQAIKADLFAAGDRVDISGTSKGKGFQGVMKRYNFGGFRATHGTAEYFRHGGGISACEFPGKVWKNKKMPGQMGNKKVTTQNLTVFQVRPEENLILVRGAVPGPINGMVRLQKSRKQAIREAAKQAA